One window of Papaver somniferum cultivar HN1 chromosome 9, ASM357369v1, whole genome shotgun sequence genomic DNA carries:
- the LOC113308907 gene encoding secoisolariciresinol dehydrogenase-like, protein MGSSSLFSSLARRLEGKVALITGGASGIGECTAKFFSQHGAKVMIADIQDDLGHLVCKYIGPGSASYIHFDVTDENQIRNAIDTTVANYGKLDIMFNNAGIIDKPKPRILDNDLSDFEQVLKVNVTGTFLGIKHAARVMIPARQGSIISTCSISSITAGLASHAYTSSKHAILGLTKNTAVELGQFGIRVNCISPYGVVTPMCRKFGTIEVEVLREHLHSVANLKGLILEAEDIAKAALYLSTDDSRYLSGHNLVVDGGFSIVNPSFAMFKYPDS, encoded by the exons ATGGGAAGCTCATCACTCTTCTCTTCACTTGCAAGAAG ATTAGAGGGGAAGGTGGCATTGATCACCGGAGGGGCTAGTGGCATCGGGGAGTGCACGGCTAAATTTTTTAGTCAACATGGTGCTAAAGTCATGATCGCCGATATACAGGATGATTTAGGTcatttggtatgcaaatatattgGCCCTGGATCAGCATCTTATATCCACTTTGATGTCACGGATGAGAACCAAATTCGAAATGCGATTGATACAACTGTTGCTAACTATGGGAAGCTGGATATTATGTTCAACAATGCAGGCATTATAGACAAGCCCAAACCAAGAATTTTGGACAACGATCTATCAGATTTCGAACAAGTCCTAAAAGTGAATGTCACCGGAACTTTTCTCGGAATCAAACACGCAGCCCGTGTTATGATCCCTGCACGCCAAGGTAGCATAATATCAACATGCAGCATTAGTTCGATTACTGCTGGGCTTGCATCTCATGCTTATACGTCTTCGAAACATGCCATATTGGGGCTAACTAAGAACACCGCCGTTGAGTTAGGACAGTTTGGTATTCGAGTGAATTGCATATCCCCTTATGGAGTGGTGACTCCTATGTGTAGGAAATTTGGTACGATCGAGGTTGAGGTGCTAAGAGAACATTTGCATTCAGTTGCTAATCTCAAGGGGTTGATACTTGAGGCAGAGGATATAGCAAAGGCTGCCCTTTACTTGAGCACGGATGATTCGAGGTATTTGAGTGGGCACAACCTTGTCGTCGATGGGGGCTTTAGCATTGTTAATCCTTCTTTCGCCATGTTCAAATATCCTGATTCTTGA